GTTGCCTTAACTATTAGCGTAGATGGCAATGTGGTTAAGATGACTTCATTTACGGTAACACCAGATGATACAACAGACCCATCAATATCTTTTAGTTTATAATACTAAAAATTGATTTATAAAATTTAGAAAAGCCTTCAATTATATTGAAGGCTTTTTTTTATATATTGTAGTCTACAAATTTGCACAAACCGCTTTACATGGAACTCTTAAAACCTGAATTTTCCTTTATTTTACCTCTAATAATGCTAATAGTCTTAGGCATTTATATTTATTCTTTAGTAGATATTTTAAGACATGAATTTAGAGGAAATAATAAAATTGTGTGGATAATTGTAGTACTAATGTTACCTATATTAGGAGTTTTTCTATACTTCTTATTAGGAAAGAAACAACAATCAGCTAGGGTTTTGTAAAGCTATACTCTCGTTCAATTTTACAAATACGCACTTTGTACCAATCATACCAAAGTGATTTGCCTGCTTGTTGAGCTAAAAGATGTTCACTTTGTAGTTTCCATTCTTTAATATGATTAAGGCTTTCCCAATAACTTACCGTAATGCCTATACCATCTTTAGCACTTTCAATACCTAAAAACCCAGGTTGTAGTTTTGCGAGTTCTTCAATTTTATTGGCCATACTAGCGTAGCCTTTTGTATTTGAAGATTGCTTGGAAGTAAATATTACCGCGTAAGACATAAGTGTTTAATTTGATAGAATTTCAACAAATACATTATCCGCAAATTTTTGAGACACGGTTTCAATACTGTCATTAAATTCAATTTTCACAGAATTATCAAAACTACGTTTTTCTATAACTTTTATCTCGCTTGATAAAGCTAACCCTATTTCAGAAACATACCTTAAAAACTCTACAGAGCCATCATTTACAGAGATTAATTTACAAATGGTTCCGCTGTCTAATGAGGCAAGCGTAACTTTCTCGAACGTCCTATAATTACCTTCTGCATCAGGAATAACTTCACCGTGTGGATCTTTCTTGGGAAAATCCATAAACCTGTCTAACTCATTTATAAGTTTAGGAGATTTTACATGTTCTAGCTGTTCTGCCACGTCATGAACCTCATCCCAAGTGAAATTTAAATATTTACTTAAAAATGTTTCCCAGAGTCTATGTTTTCTTATTAACCCTACGGCAATATCCCTACCAGAATCTGTAAGCTGCAACTTGGCATAACGCTCGCTTTTAAGTAGTTTTTTTAATTTTAACTTCTTCACCATATTATTTACAGAGGCTGGCGAAATATTAAGATAATCTGCCAATTTATTGTTTCCAACCTTTTCATTATCAGAATCTAACATAAGTTGAAAAATAGCTTTTAAGTAGTCTTCTTCACTTTTGGTTAATTCTATCGAATTTAATTTGTTAGTCATACCTAACTTTTATAGTTTTGCGAATGTAAAATACAAAATTACTCAAATGAAACATATTACATCTATTAAAATAATAGTATTGTTAAGTGTAATACTTACAACGCTAAATATGAGCGCACAAGAAACACAGGATCCTGGCGCGATGGTTACAGACAGACCAGACCAAACCGAGTCTCCAGCACTAGTTACAAAAGGATATATACAAGTTGAAACTGGAGCTTTTTTCACACAAGACGAAGATGAAGGTTTTAAAACAGAAGCTATTGGCTACAATACTACACTAGTACGTTATGGCTTATTAGACAATTTAGAGCTACGTTTAGGTTTAGATTTTGTTGAAACAAGATTTAGTAACGATGGCAATGAATTTGACAATAAACTAAGTGGCTTTACTCCTATGCTCTTAGGTGTAAAAGTTGGTATTGCTGAAGAAAATGGTGTATTACCTAAAATTGGTCTTTTAGGACATTTAAGATTACCATTTACAGCAGGCAGTGACTATAAGCCAGAAACAACAGGTGCAGATTTTAGATTTTCTTTTGCACATACGCTCTCAGAAAAATCGAGCCTTTCATATAATCTGGGTGCTCAATGGGGAGATGACTCACCAGAAATAGCCTATATATACACATTGGTATATGGGTATAGCATAACAAATAAATTAGGAGCTTACGTAGAACTATATGGAGATTTACCAGAAAACAATAGCGCAAACCACCTTTGGGATGCTGGCTTTACATATTTATTAAAACCAAACTTTCAACTAGATGCAACTATTGGAAGTGGTTTAAATACAAATCAAGATTTACTGGTTAGTGCTGGAGTAAGTTTTAGACTACCTAAATAATAAATTACAAGATGAAACATATTATAATTATATCACTGTCCTTACTTTTATTTGCAAGCTGCAAACACACTAAGGAACAAAACACCGGAAAGCTAAAAGTGGTTACTACCACAACAATGCTTACAGATTTAGCTGAAAATATTGGAGGAGACCAAATTGAGTTACAAGGGTTAATGGGAAGTGGTGTAGATCCTCACCTTTATAAAGCTAGTGAAGGTGATGTTAGCAAACTAGCAAATGCAGACCTTGTTATTTATAACGGATTACATTTAGAAGGTAAATTAGTCGAAGTTTTTGAGAAAATGGGCAACAGAGTTACCACAAAAGCATTAGCAGACAATTTAGATAAATCAGGACTTATAAGCTCTGAATATTTTGCATCTAGCTATGATCCTCATATCTGGTTTAATATTAAGTATTGGAAACAGATAACTAATTCACTTACAGAAGAATTAAAAGCAGCTGTACCAGAACAAGCTGATTATTTTGAAGCTAACAGGAATGACTACATAAAAAAATTAGACACATTAGAAGCAGCGGTTATTAAAACTATAAGTACTCTTCCTGAAGAACAAAGAATTTTAGTCACTGCTCATGATGCTTTTAATTACTTTGGCAAAGAATACGGTTTTGAAGTTATTGGGCTACAAGGTTTATCAACCGCTACTGAAGCTGGCGTACAAGACGTTCAAAATTTATCTAAATTTATAATCGACAATAAGGTGAAAGCTATTTTTGTAGAAAGTAGTGTTCCTAAACGTACTATTGAAGCCTTACAACAATCTGTAAAATCTAAAGGGTTTAATGTAGAAATTGGCGGAACATTATACTCAGATGCATTGGGAAATAAGGGAACTGTTGAAGGCACATATATAGGTATGTTCTCCTACAATGTAAACACTATAGTAAATGCACTTAAGTAAGCGCAACTAAGTTTTAGTGATAAATATGATAAAAGATTCAAACAAAGTAGAGGTTAAGAAGAAGTATGCCATACAGGTAGATGATCTTACGGTTGCCTACAACTATAAGCCTGTATTATGGGATATAGATCTTGCTATTCCAGAAGGTGTTCTCATGGCTATTGTAGGCCCAAATGGTGCAGGAAAATCTACCTTAATAAAGTCTATACTCGGCATTATTAAACCTATTGCCGGCACAGTAAGAGTGTTTGGAAAAGATTATAAAAAACAGGTAAATGAAGTCGCTTATGTACCTCAGAAAGGTAGTGTAGATTGGGATTTTCCTACAACAGCACTAGATGTTGTAATGATGGGAACCTACGGTAGTTTGGGTTGGCTTAGAAGACCTGGCAAAAAAGAAAAGAAAGCGTCTTTAGAGGCTTTAGAAAAAGTTGGAATGCTTGCCTTTAAGAATAGGCAAATATCTCAACTTAGCGGTGGCCAGCAACAACGTATTTTTCTAGCAAGAGCTTTGGTTCAAAATGCAAGTATTTACCTTATGGACGAGCCTTTTCAAGGTGTAGATGCTACTACAGAAAAGGCAATAATCAATATTTTAAAAGAACTTAGAAAAGCTGGAAAAACCTTAATTGTAGTACATCATGATCTACAAACTGTACCAGAATATTTTGATTGGGTAACATTTTTAAATGTAAAGGGCATAGCTTCTGGACCTGTTAGAGACATTTTTAATGATGACAACCTAACTAAAACCTACGGAATTAACTATAAGGTTTCTGTAAACGCATAGGTATGGATATTACAGATTTCTTTACAGATTACACGCTAAGAACCATAACCTTAGGTACGGCTATACTAGGTGCGATATGTGGTATGCTTGGTAGCTTTGCCGTTTTAAGAAAAGAAAGTTTACTTGGTGATGCTATTTCTCATGCAGCATTACCAGGTATAGCATTGGCATTTCTTATTACAGGTGCAAAAGACACCTACACCTTACTTTTAGGTGCATTAGTTAGCGGTTTACTTGGCACGTGGTGGATAAGAGGTATAACTAGTAAAACACACTTAAAAAGTGATACAGCCTTAGGGCTCATTTTATCATTATTCTTTGGTTTCGGGATGTTACTCTTAACCTTTATTCAGAAAATGCCTAATGCAAATCAAGCAGGATTAGACAAGTATTTGTTTGGCCAAGCAGCCACTCTACTAGAAAGTGATATTTGGTTAATGGCAGGAATTACTGGTGTGAGTTTAATAATTCTATTACTATTCTGGAAAGAAATTAAACTATTACTGTTTGATGCAGATTACACTAAAACTCTAGGATTTAACACCAAATTTTTAGACGTCTTAATTACATCTTTTATTGTGTTGGCCATTGTTGTTGGCTTACAAACAGTTGGCGTGGTTCTTATGAGTGCGATGCTTTTGGCTCCAGCAGCAGCAGCAAGACAATGGACAAATAAGCTTAGCGTTATGGTACTGCTTTCTGCAATATTTGGTCTTTGTTCTGGTGTTTTTGGTACAGCAATAAGTGCAAGCCAGAATAACCTATCTACAGGACCAGTTATAGTACTTGTTGCTGGTGTTTTTGTATTAATATCATTTATTTTTTCACCCAATAGAGGTATTTTATTTAGACAGCTTCGTCTTATTAATAACCGTAGAGATTTAGAGCAACACAAAACCTTAGCATTTATGTACGGTATTGCAAAAAATCACAGTGATAAATCTCACCCTCACACTATTCGTATTTTAAATAATTTTCAAGGTTTTACCAGAAAAACTTTAGGAAGGCTAGAAGAGAAAGAGTACATCGCGATACAAGGTAAATTGTGGTCTATGACAGAAAAAGGCTATCAAAAAGCAGAGAATTTATACAAGAAAGACAATACAGATGAGTAGCGCACAAATAGACATACAGCTTATAGCAATGTTAGTAGCCCTAGCTTGTGCCATTCCAGGAACATTTTTAGTACTCCGTAAAATGGCTATGATTAGTGATGCTATAAGTCACTCAATTTTGCCAGGTATTGTTTTAGGTTTTTTTATTACACACGATTTAAATTCGCCTATTCTAATTCTATTAGCTGCATTTTCGGGTGTTATTACGGTGTTTTTAGTAGAGTTTATTCAAAAAACTGGCTTAGTAAAAAAAGATACTGCTATAGGATTAGTGTTTCCTGCATTGTTTAGTATAGGTGTTATTTTAATTGCTAAGAATGCAAATGACGTACACTTAGATATTGATGCGGTATTGTTGGGAGAACTTGCCTTTGCCCCTTTTGACAGACTCCTCTTTAACGATATAGATTTAGGACCAAAATCGTTGTGGGTAATTGGCACAATTTTGTTGATTACAATTACTTTGCTAATCATGTTTTTCAAAGAATTAAAATTAAGCACA
This region of Croceibacter atlanticus HTCC2559 genomic DNA includes:
- a CDS encoding PLD nuclease N-terminal domain-containing protein; amino-acid sequence: MLIVLGIYIYSLVDILRHEFRGNNKIVWIIVVLMLPILGVFLYFLLGKKQQSARVL
- a CDS encoding antibiotic biosynthesis monooxygenase family protein; protein product: MSYAVIFTSKQSSNTKGYASMANKIEELAKLQPGFLGIESAKDGIGITVSYWESLNHIKEWKLQSEHLLAQQAGKSLWYDWYKVRICKIEREYSFTKP
- a CDS encoding metal-dependent transcriptional regulator, which gives rise to MTNKLNSIELTKSEEDYLKAIFQLMLDSDNEKVGNNKLADYLNISPASVNNMVKKLKLKKLLKSERYAKLQLTDSGRDIAVGLIRKHRLWETFLSKYLNFTWDEVHDVAEQLEHVKSPKLINELDRFMDFPKKDPHGEVIPDAEGNYRTFEKVTLASLDSGTICKLISVNDGSVEFLRYVSEIGLALSSEIKVIEKRSFDNSVKIEFNDSIETVSQKFADNVFVEILSN
- a CDS encoding transporter, whose translation is MKHITSIKIIVLLSVILTTLNMSAQETQDPGAMVTDRPDQTESPALVTKGYIQVETGAFFTQDEDEGFKTEAIGYNTTLVRYGLLDNLELRLGLDFVETRFSNDGNEFDNKLSGFTPMLLGVKVGIAEENGVLPKIGLLGHLRLPFTAGSDYKPETTGADFRFSFAHTLSEKSSLSYNLGAQWGDDSPEIAYIYTLVYGYSITNKLGAYVELYGDLPENNSANHLWDAGFTYLLKPNFQLDATIGSGLNTNQDLLVSAGVSFRLPK
- a CDS encoding metal ABC transporter solute-binding protein, Zn/Mn family, which translates into the protein MKHIIIISLSLLLFASCKHTKEQNTGKLKVVTTTTMLTDLAENIGGDQIELQGLMGSGVDPHLYKASEGDVSKLANADLVIYNGLHLEGKLVEVFEKMGNRVTTKALADNLDKSGLISSEYFASSYDPHIWFNIKYWKQITNSLTEELKAAVPEQADYFEANRNDYIKKLDTLEAAVIKTISTLPEEQRILVTAHDAFNYFGKEYGFEVIGLQGLSTATEAGVQDVQNLSKFIIDNKVKAIFVESSVPKRTIEALQQSVKSKGFNVEIGGTLYSDALGNKGTVEGTYIGMFSYNVNTIVNALK
- a CDS encoding metal ABC transporter ATP-binding protein; amino-acid sequence: MIKDSNKVEVKKKYAIQVDDLTVAYNYKPVLWDIDLAIPEGVLMAIVGPNGAGKSTLIKSILGIIKPIAGTVRVFGKDYKKQVNEVAYVPQKGSVDWDFPTTALDVVMMGTYGSLGWLRRPGKKEKKASLEALEKVGMLAFKNRQISQLSGGQQQRIFLARALVQNASIYLMDEPFQGVDATTEKAIINILKELRKAGKTLIVVHHDLQTVPEYFDWVTFLNVKGIASGPVRDIFNDDNLTKTYGINYKVSVNA
- a CDS encoding metal ABC transporter permease is translated as MDITDFFTDYTLRTITLGTAILGAICGMLGSFAVLRKESLLGDAISHAALPGIALAFLITGAKDTYTLLLGALVSGLLGTWWIRGITSKTHLKSDTALGLILSLFFGFGMLLLTFIQKMPNANQAGLDKYLFGQAATLLESDIWLMAGITGVSLIILLLFWKEIKLLLFDADYTKTLGFNTKFLDVLITSFIVLAIVVGLQTVGVVLMSAMLLAPAAAARQWTNKLSVMVLLSAIFGLCSGVFGTAISASQNNLSTGPVIVLVAGVFVLISFIFSPNRGILFRQLRLINNRRDLEQHKTLAFMYGIAKNHSDKSHPHTIRILNNFQGFTRKTLGRLEEKEYIAIQGKLWSMTEKGYQKAENLYKKDNTDE